The Streptomyces sp. NBC_01197 genome window below encodes:
- a CDS encoding ATP-binding SpoIIE family protein phosphatase, whose amino-acid sequence MRTEDVLAAIATGLWRWDNTAGIVTLDAEAARLLGLPAEPTTLSEAAARSRFHPVDWNEVNGTVNLAVAEDSLAEARLRIVDETGRVVRTVRSRSKPLISPDGYILVGTLQEVAEPQPGDAVHTPITGDWRRSREAFLLDAGRALAEARSTEEVLRVAASLSMPGFEPDGLAVFGITGDWLTVIGHHGHNAGENGLLAEFPMSTEAQYPAAEVARTGRAIYLPTPETYEERYPRYWPAVAPLNRQSWAFVPLVDSGVTIGAWMAAFAYPVSFSPDERSVLTTVARMLAQALARAGIADNERELSLGLQRSMLPMLGPRIPGMTVAARYVPTGGGLQVGGDWYDVIPLPGGAAQEGGKGGGRVALVIGDVQGHDVRAAGMMGQLRIALRAYAAEGHPPDAVLSRASRFLYGLTDTYDQRESDEAPTPRFATCLYIEVDPATGTLDIARAGHPDPTVRTTDGTVLMRPAEGGLPLGIHPDTDYPTTRLVLQPGETLMMCTDGLIETGGHDLDTGWERIRGTLERHTGDNLETLADALVQAAHGPPGHHHTGPFSDRREDDIAVLLMSRAGEPVRVGATRHISLAIAQAQPERVSAARSQLRDLLHDWADSEQVDSAALMVSEMATNVLIHTDGDATLTADVTGEPGSRRLRAEVSDDSDELPHKRRPGEMASSGRGLLLMEMLADMWGVDPRGSGKTIWFELYESRGEPKDGSAGAAGSGEPGDATEGPSSDLLSDFLAELAPDEPLGRDEPLGTAESGPAHASPPASDAESGADRGPAPGSGTGSGG is encoded by the coding sequence ATGCGCACCGAGGACGTCCTGGCCGCCATCGCAACCGGCCTGTGGCGATGGGACAACACCGCCGGGATCGTCACGCTCGACGCGGAAGCCGCCCGGCTCCTCGGTCTGCCCGCCGAACCGACCACCTTGTCCGAGGCCGCCGCCCGTTCCCGGTTCCACCCCGTCGACTGGAACGAGGTCAACGGGACGGTGAATCTCGCGGTCGCCGAGGACTCCCTCGCCGAGGCCCGGCTGCGTATCGTGGACGAGACGGGCCGGGTCGTGCGTACCGTACGCAGCCGCTCCAAGCCGCTGATCAGCCCAGACGGCTACATTCTGGTCGGCACCCTCCAGGAGGTCGCGGAGCCGCAGCCGGGCGACGCGGTCCATACCCCGATCACCGGTGACTGGCGCCGCTCCCGCGAGGCGTTCCTGCTGGACGCGGGGCGCGCGCTCGCCGAGGCCAGGTCCACCGAGGAGGTGCTGCGGGTCGCCGCCTCGCTCTCCATGCCGGGGTTCGAGCCGGACGGCCTCGCGGTCTTCGGAATCACCGGCGACTGGCTGACGGTCATCGGGCACCACGGTCACAACGCCGGCGAAAACGGCCTGCTGGCCGAATTCCCGATGAGTACGGAGGCGCAGTATCCCGCCGCCGAGGTCGCCAGGACGGGGCGGGCCATCTATCTGCCGACTCCGGAAACGTACGAGGAGCGCTACCCCCGGTACTGGCCCGCCGTGGCACCCCTCAACCGGCAGTCCTGGGCTTTCGTCCCTCTGGTCGACTCGGGGGTGACGATCGGTGCCTGGATGGCGGCCTTCGCCTACCCGGTCAGCTTCTCGCCCGACGAACGCTCGGTGCTGACGACGGTCGCCCGGATGCTGGCCCAGGCCCTCGCCCGCGCCGGGATCGCCGACAACGAGCGTGAGCTGTCGCTCGGGCTCCAGCGCTCGATGCTGCCGATGCTGGGCCCCCGCATCCCCGGGATGACGGTCGCCGCACGCTATGTACCGACCGGGGGCGGGCTCCAGGTCGGTGGCGACTGGTACGACGTGATCCCTCTGCCGGGGGGCGCCGCGCAGGAGGGCGGCAAGGGCGGCGGCCGGGTGGCGCTGGTGATCGGTGACGTCCAGGGGCATGACGTACGGGCCGCCGGGATGATGGGCCAGCTGCGGATCGCACTGCGCGCGTACGCGGCCGAGGGCCATCCCCCCGACGCTGTGCTCTCCCGGGCCTCCCGCTTCCTGTACGGCCTCACGGACACGTACGACCAGCGCGAATCCGACGAGGCGCCCACCCCGCGCTTCGCGACCTGTCTGTACATCGAGGTCGACCCGGCCACCGGCACGCTCGACATCGCCCGCGCGGGCCACCCCGACCCGACGGTCCGCACGACCGACGGGACGGTGCTGATGCGGCCCGCGGAGGGCGGGCTGCCGCTGGGCATCCATCCGGACACCGACTACCCGACGACCCGGCTGGTGCTCCAGCCCGGCGAGACGCTGATGATGTGCACGGACGGGCTCATAGAGACCGGCGGCCATGATCTCGACACGGGCTGGGAGCGGATCCGCGGAACCCTGGAGCGGCACACCGGGGACAATCTGGAGACCCTTGCCGACGCACTGGTGCAGGCCGCGCACGGTCCGCCCGGGCACCATCACACCGGGCCGTTCTCCGACCGCCGCGAGGACGACATCGCCGTCCTGCTGATGTCCCGCGCGGGGGAGCCCGTACGGGTGGGCGCCACCCGGCACATCTCCCTGGCGATCGCACAGGCCCAGCCGGAGCGCGTATCGGCGGCCCGCAGCCAGCTGCGGGACCTGCTGCACGACTGGGCGGACAGCGAACAGGTCGACTCGGCCGCGCTGATGGTCTCCGAGATGGCGACGAACGTCCTCATCCACACGGACGGCGACGCGACGCTGACCGCGGACGTCACCGGCGAGCCCGGCAGCCGGCGGCTGCGGGCCGAGGTCTCCGACGACAGTGACGAACTGCCGCACAAGCGGCGCCCCGGTGAGATGGCCTCGTCCGGCCGCGGGCTGCTGCTGATGGAGATGCTCGCGGACATGTGGGGGGTGGATCCGCGGGGCTCCGGCAAGACGATCTGGTTCGAACTCTACGAGTCACGCGGCGAACCGAAGGACGGATCCGCCGGAGCCGCCGGGTCCGGCGAGCCGGGCGACGCCACCGAGGGACCGTCGTCCGATCTGCTGTCCGACTTCCTGGCCGAGCTCGCACCGGACGAACCGCTGGGGAGGGACGAGCCGCTGGGGACGGCGGAGTCCGGGCCGGCTCACGCGTCACCGCCCGCGTCGGATGCCGAGTCGGGTGCGGATCGTGGGCCGGCTCCCGGGTCCGGGACGGGCTCCGGCGGGTAG
- a CDS encoding AI-2E family transporter — MHTQKPLLPDHARRLAAWCAVALLVTGVAAVGVWLCVTLKTAVTPVMLALLGTALLGPVHRRLVRLRLNRSLAAGLTCTVLVAVVGGAAYIVVTALIDTGNQIVASLKDAGKWIADHFGVATGDGITNIADNAKSLLGRFGANAAGGLLNGLSLIGTLIATSVLALLLTFFFLRDSDHARGLAYAIAPGHGATVEAMARRAFEAVEGFMRGTTLIALIDAVCITVGLLILGVPGAVGLGALVFVGAYIPYLGAFISGAVAVLVALADRGFVIALWALGVVLLVQVLEGHVLQPVIQSRTVQMHPAMVMISLTAGASIAGLLGMLLAVPVAAAAFGVIGELRKRYPPEPVPDPGAGPRSAPDSASDAGGDA, encoded by the coding sequence GTGCATACCCAGAAGCCGCTTCTCCCCGACCACGCCCGCCGGCTGGCTGCCTGGTGTGCCGTCGCGCTGCTCGTCACGGGCGTGGCAGCGGTCGGGGTCTGGCTCTGCGTCACTCTCAAGACCGCCGTCACCCCCGTGATGCTCGCGCTGCTCGGTACGGCGCTCCTCGGCCCCGTCCACCGGCGGCTGGTCCGGTTGCGGCTGAACAGGTCACTCGCGGCCGGGCTCACCTGCACCGTGCTCGTCGCCGTCGTCGGCGGAGCCGCGTACATCGTCGTCACCGCGCTCATCGACACCGGCAATCAGATCGTGGCCTCGCTGAAGGACGCCGGGAAGTGGATCGCCGACCACTTCGGGGTGGCCACCGGCGATGGCATCACCAACATCGCCGACAACGCCAAGAGTCTGCTCGGCAGGTTCGGCGCGAACGCCGCCGGCGGGCTGCTCAACGGACTGAGCCTGATCGGCACGCTCATCGCGACCAGTGTGCTGGCGCTGCTGCTCACCTTCTTCTTCCTCCGCGACTCGGACCACGCCCGCGGACTGGCGTACGCCATCGCACCGGGCCACGGGGCCACCGTCGAGGCCATGGCCCGCCGGGCCTTCGAGGCCGTCGAAGGGTTCATGCGCGGCACCACACTGATCGCGCTCATCGACGCCGTCTGCATCACGGTCGGGCTGCTGATCCTGGGGGTGCCGGGAGCGGTCGGGCTCGGTGCGCTGGTGTTCGTCGGGGCTTACATCCCGTACCTCGGCGCGTTCATCTCCGGCGCGGTCGCCGTGCTGGTGGCCCTCGCCGACCGGGGGTTCGTCATCGCGCTCTGGGCGCTGGGCGTGGTCCTGCTGGTGCAGGTGCTGGAGGGGCATGTGCTCCAGCCGGTGATCCAGAGCCGTACGGTCCAGATGCATCCGGCGATGGTGATGATCTCGCTGACGGCCGGTGCGAGCATCGCGGGGCTCCTCGGGATGCTGCTCGCCGTGCCCGTGGCGGCTGCCGCCTTCGGGGTGATCGGCGAACTGCGGAAGCGCTACCCGCCGGAGCCCGTCCCGGACCCGGGAGCCGGCCCACGATCCGCACCCGACTCGGCATCCGACGCGGGCGGTGACGCGTGA
- a CDS encoding pirin family protein, whose amino-acid sequence MPAVTVENPLTLPRVHAPEGSVPRPVLAVSTAPGGFEGEGFPVRRAFAGINYQHLDPFIMMDQMGEVEYAPGEPKGTPWHPHRGFETVTYLIDGTFVHQDSNGGGGTINDGDTQWMTAGSGLLHIEAPPESLVVSGGLFHGLQLWVNLPASDKMMAPRYQDIGGGQVQLLTSADGGALLRVIAGELDGHDGPGITHTPITMIHATVRPGAEVTLPWREDFNGLAYVLAGRGSVGRDRRPVHTGQTAVFGAGSSLTVRADETQEAKSPDLEVVLLGGRPIREPMAHYGPFVMNSEAELKQAFEDFQRGRLGTVPAVHGM is encoded by the coding sequence ATGCCTGCCGTGACCGTCGAGAATCCGCTGACCCTGCCGCGCGTCCACGCGCCGGAGGGCTCCGTACCGCGTCCCGTGCTCGCGGTGTCCACCGCGCCGGGGGGCTTCGAGGGCGAGGGTTTCCCGGTACGCCGCGCGTTCGCCGGGATCAACTACCAGCACCTCGACCCGTTCATCATGATGGACCAGATGGGTGAGGTGGAGTACGCACCGGGAGAGCCCAAGGGCACACCCTGGCATCCGCACCGCGGCTTCGAGACCGTCACGTACCTGATCGACGGCACCTTCGTCCACCAGGACTCCAACGGCGGCGGCGGCACGATCAACGACGGTGACACCCAGTGGATGACGGCGGGCTCCGGCCTGCTGCACATCGAGGCGCCGCCGGAGTCGCTGGTCGTGAGCGGCGGGCTCTTCCACGGGCTCCAGCTCTGGGTGAACCTGCCGGCGAGCGACAAGATGATGGCGCCGCGCTATCAGGACATCGGCGGCGGGCAGGTCCAGCTGCTCACATCGGCCGACGGCGGTGCGCTGCTGCGGGTCATCGCGGGCGAGCTGGACGGCCACGACGGCCCCGGCATCACCCACACCCCGATCACGATGATCCACGCGACGGTACGGCCGGGCGCCGAGGTCACGCTGCCGTGGCGCGAGGACTTCAACGGCCTGGCGTACGTGCTGGCCGGGCGCGGCTCCGTCGGTAGGGACCGCCGCCCGGTCCACACCGGCCAGACCGCGGTCTTCGGCGCCGGCTCCTCGCTGACCGTCCGCGCGGACGAGACCCAGGAAGCGAAGAGCCCGGACCTGGAGGTCGTCCTGCTGGGCGGGCGTCCGATACGGGAGCCGATGGCGCACTACGGACCGTTCGTCATGAACAGCGAGGCCGAGCTGAAGCAGGCCTTCGAGGACTTCCAGCGCGGCCGGCTGGGGACCGTCCCTGCGGTGCACGGGATGTAG
- a CDS encoding SseB family protein codes for MYGYDSNPNQGAQQQYAAPQPGYGDQPLYPEPSPPSLADGVRAFTTGSMAAEDFQQIFATSKVYCPRGDTPGFLALHNTQQPVIPMFTSLKELRRYAGKESKYFVITGAEVIDLLPTGYGFVLDMEGEHRMVFDAKAVEQMVDFAMRRMYG; via the coding sequence ATGTACGGCTACGACTCGAACCCGAACCAGGGCGCCCAGCAGCAGTACGCCGCGCCGCAGCCCGGCTACGGTGACCAGCCGCTGTACCCCGAGCCGTCGCCGCCCTCGCTCGCCGACGGCGTGCGCGCCTTCACCACCGGTTCGATGGCCGCCGAGGACTTCCAGCAGATCTTCGCCACGTCGAAGGTCTACTGCCCGCGCGGCGACACCCCCGGGTTCCTCGCCCTGCACAACACCCAGCAGCCGGTGATCCCGATGTTCACCTCGCTGAAGGAGCTCCGCAGGTACGCCGGCAAGGAGTCCAAGTACTTCGTGATCACCGGCGCCGAGGTGATCGACCTGCTGCCCACCGGGTACGGCTTCGTCCTCGACATGGAGGGTGAGCACCGGATGGTCTTCGACGCGAAGGCCGTGGAGCAGATGGTCGACTTCGCGATGCGGCGGATGTACGGCTGA
- a CDS encoding acyl-CoA dehydrogenase yields the protein MGHYKSNLRDIEFNLFEVLGRDKQYGAGPFAEMDVDTAKSILDEVARLAENELAESYADADRNPPVFDPETNTAPVPDTFKKSYQAFMESEYWRLGLPEEIGGTTAPRSLIWAYAELLLGANPAIWMYSSGPAFAGILFEEGTEEQKKIAEIAVEKQWGSTMVLTEPDAGSDVGAGRTKAVQQDDGSWHIEGVKRFITSGEHDMSDNIIHYVLARPEGAGPGTKGLSLFMVPKFEFDWTTGELGERNGVYATNVEHKMGLKASNTCEMTFGDRHPAKGWLIGDKHEGIRQMFRIIEFARMMVGTKAIATLSTGYLNALEYAKERVQGPDLAQFMDKSAPKVTITHHPDVRRSLITQKAYAEGMRTLVLYTASVQDAIQEKEAAGEDAKALHGLNDLLLPIVKGYGSEKSYEQLAQSLQTFGGSGYLQEYPVEQYIRDAKIDTLYEGTTAIQGQDFFFRKIVRDQGAALNTLSEEIKKFLAAGPGGEELTDARDQLAKAAVDLEAIVGAMITDLTSTGDDVKNIYKVGLNTTRLLLASGDVVVAYLLLRGAAVAAEKLPTASAKDVAFYQGKIAAAKFFAADVLPGVSAERALAETVDISLMELDEAAF from the coding sequence ATGGGGCACTACAAGTCGAATCTCCGCGACATCGAGTTCAACCTCTTCGAGGTCCTCGGCCGCGACAAGCAGTACGGCGCCGGGCCGTTCGCGGAGATGGACGTCGACACCGCGAAGAGCATCCTCGACGAGGTGGCCAGGCTCGCGGAGAACGAGCTCGCCGAGTCCTATGCCGACGCCGACCGCAACCCGCCGGTCTTCGACCCGGAGACCAACACGGCACCCGTGCCTGACACCTTCAAGAAGTCCTACCAGGCCTTCATGGAGTCCGAGTACTGGCGTCTCGGTCTGCCCGAGGAGATCGGCGGCACCACCGCGCCGCGCTCCCTGATCTGGGCGTACGCGGAGCTGCTGCTCGGCGCGAACCCGGCGATCTGGATGTACTCCTCCGGTCCGGCCTTCGCCGGGATCCTCTTCGAGGAGGGCACCGAGGAGCAGAAGAAGATCGCGGAGATCGCGGTCGAGAAGCAGTGGGGCTCCACGATGGTCCTCACCGAGCCGGACGCCGGCTCGGACGTGGGCGCCGGCCGGACGAAGGCCGTGCAGCAGGACGACGGCTCCTGGCACATCGAGGGCGTGAAGCGCTTCATCACCTCGGGCGAGCACGACATGTCGGACAACATCATCCATTACGTGCTGGCGCGGCCCGAGGGCGCGGGCCCCGGCACCAAGGGCCTCTCGCTGTTCATGGTGCCGAAGTTCGAGTTCGACTGGACCACCGGCGAGCTGGGCGAGCGCAACGGCGTGTACGCGACGAACGTCGAGCACAAGATGGGCCTCAAGGCGTCCAACACCTGCGAGATGACATTCGGCGACCGCCACCCGGCCAAGGGCTGGCTGATCGGTGACAAGCACGAGGGCATCCGCCAGATGTTCCGCATCATCGAGTTCGCCCGGATGATGGTCGGCACCAAGGCCATCGCGACGCTCTCGACCGGCTACCTGAACGCCCTGGAGTACGCCAAGGAGCGCGTGCAGGGCCCCGACCTCGCGCAGTTCATGGACAAGTCCGCGCCGAAGGTCACCATCACGCACCACCCCGACGTGCGCCGCTCGCTGATAACGCAGAAGGCGTACGCCGAGGGCATGCGCACCCTGGTCCTCTACACGGCGTCCGTCCAGGACGCGATCCAGGAGAAGGAGGCGGCGGGCGAGGACGCCAAGGCGCTGCACGGCCTCAACGACCTGCTGCTGCCGATCGTGAAGGGGTACGGCTCGGAGAAGTCGTACGAGCAGCTGGCCCAGTCGCTCCAGACCTTCGGCGGCTCCGGCTACCTCCAGGAGTACCCGGTCGAGCAGTACATCCGGGACGCCAAGATCGACACCCTCTACGAGGGCACGACGGCGATCCAGGGCCAGGACTTCTTCTTCCGGAAGATCGTCCGCGACCAGGGCGCCGCGCTGAACACCCTGTCCGAGGAGATCAAGAAGTTCCTCGCGGCCGGCCCCGGCGGCGAGGAGCTGACCGACGCCCGTGACCAGCTGGCCAAGGCCGCCGTGGACCTGGAGGCGATCGTCGGCGCGATGATCACCGACCTGACCTCGACCGGCGATGACGTCAAGAACATCTACAAGGTGGGGCTCAACACCACCCGCCTGCTGCTGGCTTCGGGCGATGTCGTCGTGGCGTACCTGCTGCTCAGGGGTGCGGCGGTGGCCGCCGAGAAGCTGCCGACCGCCTCCGCGAAGGATGTCGCGTTCTACCAGGGCAAGATAGCGGCCGCGAAGTTCTTCGCCGCCGACGTCCTGCCCGGCGTGAGTGCGGAGCGCGCCCTCGCCGAGACCGTGGACATCTCGCTGATGGAGCTGGACGAGGCTGCGTTCTAG